One genomic window of Cyprinus carpio isolate SPL01 chromosome A23, ASM1834038v1, whole genome shotgun sequence includes the following:
- the LOC109055072 gene encoding intermediate filament family orphan 2-like isoform X2, with product MDLPRRFPDPLLNPMLFNESAAPIGMNEARASGSGSGAMATSALRNDLGSNIHVLKTLNLRFRCFLSKVHELERRNKLLEIQLHHAQEQSRYRLLFSREQAVQTNLELPYSDALCQSRLPGRIWSFSHTARYGGRFETHQGPGVSWTHPDSVGVQIDTITPELRALYNVLAKVKRERDEYRRKWEEEVSKCQQMESLVETLQETVQSSEAVQGEMNEKMERLKTELVVFKSLMPHDEVSELDTKIQEKAMTVDMDICRRIDITAKLCDVAQQRNSEDMSKILQGSPSRAPPEQKGGMVVCRRKERKGESQEQRVEADGDSGHREEDVPGSLNITDEMKRMLNQMREAFEFDDDCDSLAWEETEETLLLWEDFSNYNSLNLSSTASCASDSHGETHEQDRSLGSLINETESIFKSREQKYQDTIGQIELELTTAKNDMNRHLHEYMEMCSMKRGLDVQMETCRRLIQSTAPTGRQSPSVSSVASSDSGNTDDIQDELEPDGARDGEKEEAVAVNGEVR from the exons ATGGATTTGCCTCGTCGTTTTCCGGACCCGCTTCTCAACCCGATGTTGTTCAATGAATCCGCGGCACCCATCGGTATGAATGAAGCGCGTGCGTCTGGGAGCGGGTCCGGCGCCATGGCAACCAGCGCGTTGAGAAACGATTTGGGCTCCAACATTCATGTGTTAAAAACACTAAATCTCCGCTTCCGCTGCTTCCTTTCCAAAGTCCACGAGTTAGAGCGCAGAAACAAGTTATTGGAGATCCAGCTGCATCACGCCCAGGAGCAGTCCCGGTACCGACTGCTGTTTTCCCGGGAGCAAGCGGTCCAGACGAACCTCGAGCTGCCTTACTCAGACGCACTGTGTCAGTCGAGACTCCCCGGTAGAATCTGGAGCTTCTCACACACCGCCCGATACGGAGGACGCTTTGAGACGCATCAGGGGCCTGGAGTGTCCTGGACTCATCCCGACAGTGTCGGGGTTCAGATCGACACCATCACACCTGAACTCAGGGCCTTGTACAATGTTTTGGCCAAAGTCAAGCGCGAGAGAGACGAGTACAGGAGAAA ATGGGAGGAGGAGGTGTCTAAATGTCAGCAGATGGAGTCTTTGGTGGAGACATTACAGGAG ACTGTTCAGTCATCTGAAGCTGTGCAGGGAGAAATGAACGAGAAGATGGAACGTCTTAAAACAGAGCTGGTGGTCTTCAAAAGCCTCATGCCTCATGAT GAAGTGTCTGAATTGGACACTAAAATCCAGGAGAAAGCCATGACGGTTGATATGGACATCTGCAGACGCATCGACATCACAGCCAAGCTTTGTGACGTGGCACAGCAGAGGAACTCAGAGGACATGAGCAAGATATTGCAAGGCAGCCCATCCAGAGCTCCTCCTGAACAAAAAGGG ggGATGGTGGTATGTAGGAGGAAGGAGCGTAAGGGTGAATCACAGGAGCAGAGAGTGGAAGCTGATGGTGATTCTGGTCACCGTGAGGAAGATGTGCCTGGTTCTCTCAACATCACTGATGAGATGAAGAGGATGCTCAACCAGAT GCGGGAAGCGTTCGAGTTTGACGATGACTGTGACAGTCTGGCGTGGGAGGAGACGGAGGAGACGCTTTTGCTCTGGGAGGATTTCAGTAACTACAACAGTCTGAACCTCAGCTCCACAGCATCCTGCGCATCTGACTCTCACGGAGAGACTCACGAGCAG GATCGAAGTCTGGGAAGTCTCATAAATGAAACCGAGTCCATCTTTAAGAGTAGAGAGCAGAAGTACCAGGACACCATCGGACAGATTGAG CTGGAATTGACCACAGCCAAGAATGACATGAACAGACACCTGCATGAGTACATGGAAATGTGCAGTATGAAGAGAGGGCTGGACGTACAGATGGAGACCTGCCGGAGGCTCATCCAAAGCACAGCCCCCACCGGCAG ACAATCGCCCTCCGTCAGCTCTGTGGCCAGCAGTGATTCGGGAAACACTGATGACATCCAGGACGAGCTGGAGCCTGATGGAgcgagagatggagagaaagaagaAGCTGTAGCGGTGAATGGAGAAGTTAGATGA
- the LOC109055072 gene encoding intermediate filament family orphan 2-like isoform X1, whose product MDLPRRFPDPLLNPMLFNESAAPIGMNEARASGSGSGAMATSALRNDLGSNIHVLKTLNLRFRCFLSKVHELERRNKLLEIQLHHAQEQSRYRLLFSREQAVQTNLELPYSDALCQSRLPGRIWSFSHTARYGGRFETHQGPGVSWTHPDSVGVQIDTITPELRALYNVLAKVKRERDEYRRKWEEEVSKCQQMESLVETLQETVQSSEAVQGEMNEKMERLKTELVVFKSLMPHDEVSELDTKIQEKAMTVDMDICRRIDITAKLCDVAQQRNSEDMSKILQGSPSRAPPEQKGGMVVCRRKERKGESQEQRVEADGDSGHREEDVPGSLNITDEMKRMLNQIGCSANRFVGRREAFEFDDDCDSLAWEETEETLLLWEDFSNYNSLNLSSTASCASDSHGETHEQDRSLGSLINETESIFKSREQKYQDTIGQIELELTTAKNDMNRHLHEYMEMCSMKRGLDVQMETCRRLIQSTAPTGRQSPSVSSVASSDSGNTDDIQDELEPDGARDGEKEEAVAVNGEVR is encoded by the exons ATGGATTTGCCTCGTCGTTTTCCGGACCCGCTTCTCAACCCGATGTTGTTCAATGAATCCGCGGCACCCATCGGTATGAATGAAGCGCGTGCGTCTGGGAGCGGGTCCGGCGCCATGGCAACCAGCGCGTTGAGAAACGATTTGGGCTCCAACATTCATGTGTTAAAAACACTAAATCTCCGCTTCCGCTGCTTCCTTTCCAAAGTCCACGAGTTAGAGCGCAGAAACAAGTTATTGGAGATCCAGCTGCATCACGCCCAGGAGCAGTCCCGGTACCGACTGCTGTTTTCCCGGGAGCAAGCGGTCCAGACGAACCTCGAGCTGCCTTACTCAGACGCACTGTGTCAGTCGAGACTCCCCGGTAGAATCTGGAGCTTCTCACACACCGCCCGATACGGAGGACGCTTTGAGACGCATCAGGGGCCTGGAGTGTCCTGGACTCATCCCGACAGTGTCGGGGTTCAGATCGACACCATCACACCTGAACTCAGGGCCTTGTACAATGTTTTGGCCAAAGTCAAGCGCGAGAGAGACGAGTACAGGAGAAA ATGGGAGGAGGAGGTGTCTAAATGTCAGCAGATGGAGTCTTTGGTGGAGACATTACAGGAG ACTGTTCAGTCATCTGAAGCTGTGCAGGGAGAAATGAACGAGAAGATGGAACGTCTTAAAACAGAGCTGGTGGTCTTCAAAAGCCTCATGCCTCATGAT GAAGTGTCTGAATTGGACACTAAAATCCAGGAGAAAGCCATGACGGTTGATATGGACATCTGCAGACGCATCGACATCACAGCCAAGCTTTGTGACGTGGCACAGCAGAGGAACTCAGAGGACATGAGCAAGATATTGCAAGGCAGCCCATCCAGAGCTCCTCCTGAACAAAAAGGG ggGATGGTGGTATGTAGGAGGAAGGAGCGTAAGGGTGAATCACAGGAGCAGAGAGTGGAAGCTGATGGTGATTCTGGTCACCGTGAGGAAGATGTGCCTGGTTCTCTCAACATCACTGATGAGATGAAGAGGATGCTCAACCAGAT AGGTTGCTCAGCTAATCGGTTTGTTGGCAGGCGGGAAGCGTTCGAGTTTGACGATGACTGTGACAGTCTGGCGTGGGAGGAGACGGAGGAGACGCTTTTGCTCTGGGAGGATTTCAGTAACTACAACAGTCTGAACCTCAGCTCCACAGCATCCTGCGCATCTGACTCTCACGGAGAGACTCACGAGCAG GATCGAAGTCTGGGAAGTCTCATAAATGAAACCGAGTCCATCTTTAAGAGTAGAGAGCAGAAGTACCAGGACACCATCGGACAGATTGAG CTGGAATTGACCACAGCCAAGAATGACATGAACAGACACCTGCATGAGTACATGGAAATGTGCAGTATGAAGAGAGGGCTGGACGTACAGATGGAGACCTGCCGGAGGCTCATCCAAAGCACAGCCCCCACCGGCAG ACAATCGCCCTCCGTCAGCTCTGTGGCCAGCAGTGATTCGGGAAACACTGATGACATCCAGGACGAGCTGGAGCCTGATGGAgcgagagatggagagaaagaagaAGCTGTAGCGGTGAATGGAGAAGTTAGATGA